Proteins from a genomic interval of Burkholderia cepacia GG4:
- a CDS encoding DUF1643 domain-containing protein, giving the protein MSAIISRCCRYRYRLEREIAPAGFVVAFFGVNPSRADASVRDQSDLKWTGFAARWGARKYIAGNSFALRSPNVRDLAAVVDPIGPENDKHLAQIIADADLLVPCWGDRGKLPKPLRPRLDAVAAMLFASGKPVKVFGLTSKGDPKHPLMLGYDTPLIEWNCAGGNA; this is encoded by the coding sequence ATGAGCGCCATCATCAGCCGCTGCTGCCGCTATCGCTACCGCCTCGAGCGCGAGATCGCGCCCGCCGGCTTCGTCGTCGCCTTCTTTGGCGTGAATCCTTCTCGCGCGGACGCGAGCGTACGCGACCAATCCGACCTGAAATGGACTGGCTTCGCGGCCCGCTGGGGCGCGCGCAAGTACATCGCCGGCAACTCTTTCGCCTTGCGCTCGCCGAACGTCCGCGACCTGGCCGCCGTCGTAGATCCGATTGGCCCAGAGAACGACAAGCATCTCGCACAGATCATCGCAGATGCCGATTTGTTGGTCCCGTGCTGGGGTGATCGAGGCAAGTTACCGAAGCCCCTGCGCCCGCGACTCGACGCCGTTGCCGCGATGCTTTTCGCGTCCGGCAAACCCGTGAAGGTGTTCGGCCTGACGAGCAAAGGCGATCCGAAGCACCCGTTGATGCTCGGATATGACACGCCACTCATCGAGTGGAACTGCGCCGGAGGTAACGCATGA